A region from the Brassica napus cultivar Da-Ae chromosome C8, Da-Ae, whole genome shotgun sequence genome encodes:
- the LOC106385715 gene encoding cytokinin riboside 5'-monophosphate phosphoribohydrolase LOG4-like isoform X3, whose protein sequence is MEVNTKTIIQKSKFGRICVFCGSSQGKKSSYQDAAVDLGNELVSRNIDLVYGGGSIGLMGFVSQAVHDGGRHVIGVIPKILMPRELTGETVGEVRAVADMHQRKAEMARHSDAFIALPGGYGTLEELLEVITWAQLGIHDKPVGLLNVDGYYNSLLSFIDKAVEEGFISPNARQIIISAPTAKELVKKLEA, encoded by the exons ATGGAGGTCAATACTAAAACAATAATACAAAAGTCGAAGTTTGGAAGAATCTGTGTGTTCTGTGGAAGCAGCCAAGGCAAGAAGAGTAGTTACCAAGATGCTGCTGTCGATCTTGGCAACGAATTG GTTTCAAGGAACATTGATCTTGTCTATGGAGGTGGAAGCATAGGGTTGATGGGTTTTGTTTCACAAGCTGTTCATGATGGTGGTCGTCATGTTATTGG AGTTATTCCCAAGATACTCATGCCTAGAGAG TTAACTGGTGAAACAGTAGGAGAAGTAAGAGCAGTTGCAGATATGCATCAGAGAAAAGCAGAGATGGCTAGACACTCTGATGCTTTTATTGCCTTACCAG GTGGATATGGAACACTTGAAGAATTGTTGGAGGTCATAACATGGGCTCAACTTGGGATACATGACAAACCG GTTGGTTTGCTTAATGTTGATGGATACTACAACTCTTTGCTCTCCTTCATTGATAAAGCTGTTGAAGAAGGATTCATCAGTCCAAACGCACGCCAGATTATAATCTCTGCACCTACCGCTAAGGAGCTTGTAAAGAAACTTGAG GCGTAG
- the LOC106385715 gene encoding cytokinin riboside 5'-monophosphate phosphoribohydrolase LOG4-like isoform X2, which yields MEVNTKTIIQKSKFGRICVFCGSSQGKKSSYQDAAVDLGNELVSRNIDLVYGGGSIGLMGFVSQAVHDGGRHVIGVIPKILMPRELTGETVGEVRAVADMHQRKAEMARHSDAFIALPGGYGTLEELLEVITWAQLGIHDKPVGLLNVDGYYNSLLSFIDKAVEEGFISPNARQIIISAPTAKELVKKLEEYSPCHESVASKLCWEIERIGYSSGD from the exons ATGGAGGTCAATACTAAAACAATAATACAAAAGTCGAAGTTTGGAAGAATCTGTGTGTTCTGTGGAAGCAGCCAAGGCAAGAAGAGTAGTTACCAAGATGCTGCTGTCGATCTTGGCAACGAATTG GTTTCAAGGAACATTGATCTTGTCTATGGAGGTGGAAGCATAGGGTTGATGGGTTTTGTTTCACAAGCTGTTCATGATGGTGGTCGTCATGTTATTGG AGTTATTCCCAAGATACTCATGCCTAGAGAG TTAACTGGTGAAACAGTAGGAGAAGTAAGAGCAGTTGCAGATATGCATCAGAGAAAAGCAGAGATGGCTAGACACTCTGATGCTTTTATTGCCTTACCAG GTGGATATGGAACACTTGAAGAATTGTTGGAGGTCATAACATGGGCTCAACTTGGGATACATGACAAACCG GTTGGTTTGCTTAATGTTGATGGATACTACAACTCTTTGCTCTCCTTCATTGATAAAGCTGTTGAAGAAGGATTCATCAGTCCAAACGCACGCCAGATTATAATCTCTGCACCTACCGCTAAGGAGCTTGTAAAGAAACTTGAG GAATATTCGCCTTGCCATGAAAGTGTTGCGTCAAAGCTTTGCTGGGAGATTGAGCGGATTGGCTACTCTTCTGGAGACTGA
- the LOC106385715 gene encoding cytokinin riboside 5'-monophosphate phosphoribohydrolase LOG4-like isoform X1: MEVNTKTIIQKSKFGRICVFCGSSQGKKSSYQDAAVDLGNELVSRNIDLVYGGGSIGLMGFVSQAVHDGGRHVIGVIPKILMPRELTGETVGEVRAVADMHQRKAEMARHSDAFIALPGGYGTLEELLEVITWAQLGIHDKPVGLLNVDGYYNSLLSFIDKAVEEGFISPNARQIIISAPTAKELVKKLENDHRSSFTTGVEAKQKGSEGKDSWLRNNKEKGIRVVIM; this comes from the exons ATGGAGGTCAATACTAAAACAATAATACAAAAGTCGAAGTTTGGAAGAATCTGTGTGTTCTGTGGAAGCAGCCAAGGCAAGAAGAGTAGTTACCAAGATGCTGCTGTCGATCTTGGCAACGAATTG GTTTCAAGGAACATTGATCTTGTCTATGGAGGTGGAAGCATAGGGTTGATGGGTTTTGTTTCACAAGCTGTTCATGATGGTGGTCGTCATGTTATTGG AGTTATTCCCAAGATACTCATGCCTAGAGAG TTAACTGGTGAAACAGTAGGAGAAGTAAGAGCAGTTGCAGATATGCATCAGAGAAAAGCAGAGATGGCTAGACACTCTGATGCTTTTATTGCCTTACCAG GTGGATATGGAACACTTGAAGAATTGTTGGAGGTCATAACATGGGCTCAACTTGGGATACATGACAAACCG GTTGGTTTGCTTAATGTTGATGGATACTACAACTCTTTGCTCTCCTTCATTGATAAAGCTGTTGAAGAAGGATTCATCAGTCCAAACGCACGCCAGATTATAATCTCTGCACCTACCGCTAAGGAGCTTGTAAAGAAACTTGAG AACGACCACCGATCCTCTTTCACTACAGGCGTAGAGGCCAAGCAAAAGGGGAGTGAGGGGAAGGACAGCTGGCTAAGGAATAATAAGGAGAAAGGAATAAGGGTCGTTATCATGTAG